In the Trichoderma atroviride chromosome 4, complete sequence genome, TCATGACCAGTGATGAGATGACTACCGGCTCTGTCTCGACATCTAGCGCTGAGCGGAAATTCCTTGCTTCACGATCGCGATGGTGGAATTCTACCGGCGGCGGGTCACAAGCAAAGGGAAATTACGCTACAAAGGGCAACGTCAAGGCCGGTGATGGAGGCGCCAAGTTCCGCTCAGAGTGGCCAGAGGTGGACGCTGAGAACTGGGAGTGGATGAGGAAACACAAGATAGACGCAGCCACTGGCGCAAAACCCGACGGTGACAATGGTTCCTCTTGCGGACCACAGCTGGGCATTGCCGGATCTAGCGGTAACCAGGCCCAGGCTGTGGTAGATGCTGTCGTCCAGCAGCGAGACGCCGGGCGAGGCTGGCTCTTTCGGAACAAGTTACTGGTCGCTGGTGCAGCGATATTCATCTACGTACTCATTGCGAGGCTGGTGAGTGGCAACGAAACCTTGGCATAACTCTCTAGGGTTTGGAAATTTGGAGTATCAGAAGATATCCTCCATGATTCAGCGCGGGTTCGGCGCGGGTTATACAGGTAATACATGAGACCGCCATCGGCAGTTTAAAGAATGGCGTTTTAGGTTGCGATTGGGAAATTAGTAGTAATtgaatttattttatatttttttccaGATTGCAGATATCTTTCTAGGTATAAAGAGACGTGTTTAAGGATTGTGCTGTGGACTTTGACTTTATTTCTCTATTCCATCGCCAACCCATGTTCAACTAGAAGgatcagcagcaacagcattAGTTGCTGAGCTGCAGGCGAGGACAATGCAACATCTGCCTGTCTCCAGCCAATTTATGATTTACGGCATGATCTACCATCACCTAAAGTAAATCAGGCATGCATTGCATCAACTCCATACCCAGAGGGGGTGTGACTAGTCCTTGCTTAGGCACTTTGATCTCTACTAGATCAGATCAGTGAGTGATTCACTGGTGGTGTTTTTGCGTGTCAGCTCGCCTTCGCCGCAACATGCATGCTATCCACCGATTCAcagcagaaaagaggcaaTTTGTAAACACACAGTCATACTGcatatactactagtattttGTAACATCAAGCAGCATGCAGGCTGAACCCGAAATTCACCCGCGTCCAGATGCCTAGCAGCGGCTGTCTCACCCAGTATTAGTCGTAGCGGCTGGTGCGCGCGTATGAGGTGCAGCCTCTGCGGGgagggaggaaaaaaaaattcagtGCTCTTTGATGCATGTCCGATTTAGTGTCATCACTGAAAGGCCTTGTTACATAACAAACTCCTCTttcagccgccttctttccTCCCATCCACTGCCACCGACGCCagcgctgcttctgcctctcgCCCACGGCGACGATTTCTGGCATTGACCAGCGCAGTCTCCCATGACGGGACTCATGCCTCTTTGCCGAAGCCTCCAGAGTTGTCTTCCAGGTCTGGCGCGCGGGCGATTGGAAATCCAGGGCCGACCCTGCCCCTCGCCGACCTGCGGATTTTAGAACGAGGCTCCAGGCTCTCAGCCCACTTCCGCCTCGCCCTGCGACCCATCAACAGATTCGACGTGCTGGCCCTTCGACCGCCACCATGGCCCCGTCCAGCAAAGCGGCCAAGGCTCGCAGGCCTGCTGTCGTGTCCAGCAAGCCCGTGCCCAAGCCCGTGACGCCTGCGATTCCTCTGCCCTATGTCAAACGCCAGGCtgcggccgcagcagcagcggcagcggcagcagctcccgTGACTGCCCTGCCCTCGCTCAACACCAAGCCAGAGGATACAGCAAGTCCTCGCAACGGCACTCTTGGCGTGCAGGCCAACGACGCGAACCAATCTTCCTCGCCCACCCTGATCGCAAACTCGGTCCATGCCAGCGAGTCGCTgccagacagcagcagccaggaggGCAAATCTGCCACCCAGACGGATCTAAGCTCTCAGAGCGCTGAGGGTAAG is a window encoding:
- a CDS encoding uncharacterized protein (TransMembrane:1 (i243-261o)), whose product is MASKAAQKRLTREYKTISENPPPYITAHPSEANILEWHYIITGPEDTPYHGGQYWGTLVFPPNYPFAPPAIRMHTPSGRFQPSTRLCLSISDFHPKSFNPAWEVSTILIGLLSFMTSDEMTTGSVSTSSAERKFLASRSRWWNSTGGGSQAKGNYATKGNVKAGDGGAKFRSEWPEVDAENWEWMRKHKIDAATGAKPDGDNGSSCGPQLGIAGSSGNQAQAVVDAVVQQRDAGRGWLFRNKLLVAGAAIFIYVLIARLVSGNETLA
- a CDS encoding uncharacterized protein (EggNog:ENOG41) encodes the protein MAPSSKAAKARRPAVVSSKPVPKPVTPAIPLPYVKRQAAAAAAAAAAAAPVTALPSLNTKPEDTASPRNGTLGVQANDANQSSSPTLIANSVHASESLPDSSSQEGKSATQTDLSSQSAEAIDTSKQVPPRCCQQARRHCRPRCWSRRTFDQLRRAATKSRSSSCSNCSRNLF